The Actinomycetota bacterium genome window below encodes:
- a CDS encoding cytochrome c3 family protein codes for MHSKLLKHAKKTFVLLFVGVFVLGALFLFVSPAFAINPPTGLNVTAGASPNINLSWTAPGGQDHYKVYRALSTITDANKPAAKPLSDNVTTESYTDSTGIPGERYYYQVTAVDAAGNESGVSTGVINDNAIVVGSENPHYNYSNLTNFCRDCHQVHLAESNVNVYRRTPSIDICYVCHDGTGSTYNIQNTYKNLAAHDTQLTNPASDIKCTRCHYPHDAPSPTRYTWLTKKSEENLCYDCHTTIQTNFAKTSHHAITGTTGDGLTGAKVECTSCHGPHTVKTTAKTSDPDNTYNLSGEVGAHTNFCIKCHDGSPPTQTWGSSTTFVPYTITFPTVSSYPFFPGWNKSAYTSAAHYTVLTGDKRACTNCHEFHGTDYSRLLRGGEDTTTSTTGTCLYDPWGSACHVNGNSYGAPDVKTPLIKKGVTWTANSAWNAPDVGNYAEPAFADLDGDGDYDLLIGAYDGISYAYKNTGSATSPIWTANSSWNAPDVGSYAAPAFADLDNDGDYDLLIGEASGISYAYKNTGSATSPTWTAESSWNAPDVGTYAVPAFADLDNDG; via the coding sequence ATGCATTCAAAGTTACTAAAGCATGCCAAAAAAACTTTTGTTCTTCTTTTTGTTGGTGTTTTTGTTCTTGGAGCATTATTCCTATTTGTGTCACCCGCTTTTGCTATCAATCCACCAACAGGTTTGAATGTTACGGCTGGAGCTTCTCCCAATATCAATCTTTCCTGGACAGCTCCAGGGGGCCAAGACCACTACAAAGTTTATCGGGCTTTATCCACTATTACCGATGCCAATAAACCTGCAGCAAAGCCTCTTTCCGACAATGTAACCACTGAAAGCTACACCGATTCCACTGGTATTCCAGGAGAAAGGTACTATTATCAAGTAACTGCGGTTGATGCCGCTGGTAATGAGAGTGGCGTCTCTACTGGTGTTATCAATGATAATGCCATTGTGGTGGGGAGTGAGAACCCACATTACAATTATTCCAACTTAACCAATTTTTGTCGTGATTGTCACCAGGTTCACTTGGCGGAGAGCAATGTCAATGTATACAGGCGCACCCCTTCCATAGATATCTGTTATGTCTGTCACGACGGTACGGGAAGTACTTATAATATTCAGAATACCTACAAGAATCTGGCGGCTCATGATACTCAATTGACCAATCCAGCCTCGGACATTAAGTGTACTCGTTGTCACTATCCTCATGATGCTCCTTCCCCTACCAGATATACTTGGTTGACCAAAAAGAGTGAAGAGAATCTATGTTACGATTGTCACACCACTATCCAGACCAATTTTGCCAAAACATCTCATCATGCTATTACTGGTACTACAGGAGATGGCTTGACGGGGGCAAAGGTTGAGTGCACCAGTTGCCATGGTCCCCATACTGTGAAAACAACCGCTAAGACATCTGATCCTGATAACACCTACAACCTTTCTGGCGAAGTGGGTGCACATACAAACTTTTGCATAAAATGCCACGATGGTTCTCCACCCACGCAGACCTGGGGTAGTTCAACCACCTTTGTTCCCTATACCATTACCTTCCCGACCGTCTCTTCTTATCCCTTCTTCCCGGGTTGGAACAAGTCTGCCTACACCAGTGCCGCTCACTACACAGTCCTTACTGGCGACAAAAGAGCTTGCACCAACTGCCATGAATTTCATGGAACCGACTATTCTCGTCTATTAAGAGGTGGTGAAGATACAACTACGTCTACCACGGGAACGTGCCTTTACGACCCCTGGGGTTCGGCATGTCATGTGAATGGTAACAGTTATGGTGCCCCGGATGTCAAAACTCCTTTAATCAAGAAGGGTGTTACCTGGACCGCAAATTCCGCGTGGAATGCGCCGGATGTGGGCAACTATGCAGAACCTGCTTTTGCTGATTTAGATGGTGATGGAGACTATGATCTGTTGATCGGAGCCTATGATGGTATAAGTTACGCCTACAAGAACACTGGAAGTGCAACCAGCCCCATCTGGACTGCAAATTCCTCCTGGAATGCCCCGGATGTAGGTAGTTACGCCGCACCCGCCTTCGCCGACTTAGATAACGATGGCGATTATGACCTACTAATTGGCGAAGCAAGTGGCATAAGCTACGCCTACAAGAACACTGGAAGTGCAACCAGCCCCACCTGGACCGCCGAATCCTCTTGGAACGCTCCAGATGTGGGCACCTACGCAGTACCAGCCTTCGCCGACTTGGATAACGATGGT
- a CDS encoding NapC/NirT family cytochrome c: protein MPKNWLYLLSKERIISILRNPEAHPQEAVLLVGMFIIVVLIILTIAALIVFRPSKEKKKPPKKLTKKQMAIRAGITIAIILILFASAMYYSSLPNFCRSCHTMEGEYYAWRESPHKKVNCLSCHQQPGVLGLCMEKMRMTSMIISQLGRGYKEPITAIVSGEPCLSCHSDVTREKKIRYTIGVSHKEILSGGYKCTDCHNTIAHGKMVPDGKSPNMKECVLCHNDKLVTSNCRLCHVEDVGKKPREEMDYPKVHLEEPTHCRGCHPIETCNQCHGLEMPHPPNWKKKHPREGFVNKKLCWKCHNMPFCQQCHKRIPWPHAEDFPKTHGPASKVPGACGCHEREKFCPICHE, encoded by the coding sequence ATGCCAAAGAATTGGCTCTATCTATTGAGCAAAGAAAGAATAATATCGATCCTCAGGAACCCGGAAGCTCATCCACAGGAAGCCGTATTGCTCGTGGGTATGTTCATCATTGTGGTGTTAATCATCCTAACCATTGCGGCTTTAATAGTCTTTAGACCATCCAAGGAAAAGAAAAAGCCTCCCAAAAAACTCACTAAAAAACAGATGGCCATCCGGGCGGGCATAACCATCGCCATTATTTTGATCCTTTTCGCCTCAGCAATGTATTATTCATCTTTGCCAAATTTCTGCCGCTCTTGCCATACCATGGAGGGAGAATACTACGCTTGGAGAGAATCTCCCCACAAGAAGGTAAATTGCCTTTCTTGCCACCAGCAGCCCGGTGTGCTTGGACTGTGCATGGAAAAAATGAGAATGACCTCAATGATCATCTCCCAGTTAGGGCGGGGTTACAAAGAACCCATAACAGCCATTGTAAGCGGCGAGCCCTGCCTCTCTTGCCACTCGGATGTCACCCGAGAAAAGAAAATTAGATATACCATAGGAGTGAGCCACAAAGAGATTCTCAGTGGTGGATACAAATGCACTGACTGCCACAATACAATAGCTCATGGTAAGATGGTTCCCGATGGAAAATCTCCCAACATGAAAGAATGTGTCCTTTGCCACAATGATAAGCTAGTTACCAGCAACTGTCGTTTGTGCCACGTTGAAGATGTAGGCAAGAAGCCTCGGGAAGAGATGGACTACCCGAAGGTCCATTTGGAGGAACCGACCCACTGCAGGGGATGTCATCCCATTGAGACATGTAATCAATGTCACGGTTTAGAGATGCCCCACCCTCCCAACTGGAAAAAGAAACATCCTCGCGAGGGTTTCGTGAATAAGAAGCTCTGCTGGAAGTGCCACAATATGCCCTTCTGCCAGCAGTGCCATAAGAGAATACCCTGGCCACATGCAGAAGACTTTCCGAAAACCCACGGTCCTGCCTCTAAGGTACCTGGTGCATGCGGCTGTCACGAACGGGAAAAGTTCTGCCCCATCTGCCACGAGTAA
- a CDS encoding VCBS repeat-containing protein: YAYKNTGSATSPTWTANSTWNAPDVGTYAVPAFADLDNDGDYDLLIGETSGISYAYKNTGSATSPTWTANSAWNAPDVGSDAAPALADLDNDGDRDLLIGEYAGISYAYKDTGAYQSHPTLTISNAHKDTETSTDLGESNKHAECVDCHNPHSATSSNEIQGVGGVQKDGATPINPASYQYEICFKCHSNYNGGLTGHTNKADEFNGGTKNAWHPVANTGKNLGIRDGAFVQGTPWNPTAGDDADYSASSGKISCSGSRNTSGGFETYGCHGNDSYSLSSYAQGPHGSGLNHILIANADTSSGSASSSDVCFFCHNWDTYYNDGYGKSTTATNTRFEHAYHIQRGFNCTEYCHQNVMHGTDYYHFQRSGYIHYSDGGNLTTDAAGGCSASGGCHSGTDYPRYYSNY; encoded by the coding sequence GCTACGCCTACAAGAACACCGGAAGTGCAACTAGTCCCACCTGGACAGCTAACTCCACCTGGAATGCTCCAGATGTGGGCACCTACGCAGTACCAGCCTTCGCCGACTTGGATAACGATGGTGATTATGACCTACTAATTGGCGAAACAAGTGGCATAAGCTACGCCTACAAGAACACCGGAAGTGCAACTAGTCCCACCTGGACAGCTAACTCCGCCTGGAACGCACCGGATGTCGGAAGTGACGCAGCACCTGCCCTCGCTGATTTGGACAATGATGGTGACCGTGATTTATTAATCGGCGAGTATGCTGGCATAAGCTATGCTTATAAAGATACCGGAGCGTATCAGTCGCATCCCACATTAACTATAAGCAATGCTCATAAGGATACTGAAACTTCCACTGACCTTGGTGAGAGTAATAAGCATGCGGAGTGTGTGGATTGTCACAATCCTCACAGCGCGACATCTTCTAATGAAATTCAGGGAGTTGGTGGAGTACAGAAGGATGGAGCAACTCCCATTAATCCAGCTAGCTATCAATATGAAATCTGCTTTAAATGCCATTCTAACTATAATGGTGGACTTACAGGACATACAAACAAAGCAGATGAGTTCAATGGGGGGACGAAGAATGCCTGGCATCCGGTAGCAAATACTGGGAAGAATTTGGGCATAAGAGACGGAGCCTTTGTACAAGGTACACCCTGGAACCCCACTGCGGGGGATGATGCTGATTACAGCGCCAGCAGTGGGAAAATATCCTGCAGTGGTAGTAGAAATACTTCGGGGGGGTTTGAAACTTATGGATGCCACGGAAACGATAGTTATTCCCTAAGTTCTTATGCCCAGGGACCTCACGGTTCGGGTCTCAATCATATCCTCATTGCAAATGCCGACACCTCCTCAGGCAGTGCATCCTCGTCAGATGTGTGTTTCTTCTGCCATAATTGGGACACCTATTACAACGACGGTTATGGAAAGAGCACTACAGCTACCAACACTAGATTTGAACACGCCTATCATATCCAACGAGGATTCAACTGCACAGAGTATTGTCATCAGAATGTGATGCATGGTACCGATTACTATCACTTTCAGAGAAGTGGATATATCCATTACTCTGATGGTGGAAATCTTACCACAGATGCGGCTGGTGGTTGCTCAGCCAGCGGAGGGTGTCACAGCGGCACAGATTATCCAAGGTATTATTCCAATTACTAA
- a CDS encoding 6-bladed beta-propeller — MAVLAIILVYLFYSKPPVTGLPEFLFSIQGKSKDARLVNPLRTPLGVAIFRDRVFVADSGNSEIKIFNLDGRFLSSFPVTTIAVEKPTTYPVGITIDRDGKIYVSEIRSQKIMVFNFQGRFLYNFPRAKNSRALVKPLALAFANNKLYVTDIGDQSVKVFDKRGKLLLKFGKMGSRKGDFLYPNGIAALEDGRILVADSNNRRVQVFNSRGKFLSFLGGSKVLFSLPRGIAIDGEERIHVVDTFSRAVFVFDAKGEHLFSYGEFGEGKDQFGFPNGIAISTSARKIYITDRGENSILVWRY; from the coding sequence TTGGCGGTATTAGCCATCATCTTAGTTTATCTTTTTTATAGTAAGCCCCCTGTGACTGGACTTCCCGAATTTCTCTTCAGTATCCAAGGGAAAAGTAAGGATGCCAGGCTGGTGAACCCACTACGTACACCCCTTGGAGTAGCTATTTTTCGCGACAGAGTCTTCGTTGCGGATAGTGGGAATTCTGAGATAAAGATCTTCAATTTGGATGGACGCTTCTTATCCTCCTTTCCAGTGACCACAATAGCAGTCGAGAAACCAACCACCTATCCTGTGGGAATTACTATAGACCGTGATGGAAAAATCTATGTCTCGGAAATTCGCTCCCAAAAGATTATGGTCTTCAATTTCCAGGGAAGATTTCTCTACAACTTTCCCAGGGCAAAGAATTCAAGGGCTCTAGTTAAGCCTCTTGCTTTGGCGTTTGCAAACAATAAACTATATGTGACCGATATTGGAGATCAAAGCGTGAAGGTATTTGACAAGAGAGGCAAATTATTACTTAAATTCGGGAAAATGGGAAGTAGGAAGGGGGATTTTCTATATCCAAATGGAATTGCTGCCTTGGAAGATGGCAGAATTCTGGTAGCCGATTCAAACAATAGACGAGTGCAGGTCTTTAATTCCCGAGGAAAATTCCTGAGTTTTCTTGGGGGATCTAAAGTGCTTTTTAGTCTTCCTCGAGGAATAGCCATCGATGGCGAGGAAAGAATACACGTCGTAGATACTTTTTCACGAGCGGTTTTTGTTTTTGATGCCAAGGGAGAGCACCTCTTCTCTTATGGTGAGTTCGGTGAGGGCAAAGATCAATTTGGTTTCCCCAACGGGATTGCCATCTCCACTTCCGCCCGGAAAATTTATATTACGGATCGAGGGGAGAATTCCATCCTAGTCTGGCGCTATTAG
- a CDS encoding type II toxin-antitoxin system PemK/MazF family toxin: MSVREIKRSEIYWVNFSPVKGSEQRGRKPALVVQNDIGNKYASTTIVAAITSQVSKRKYPMNVILPEGILPKKSEVLCSQLRTIDKRRLEKYICTLDEAIMKEVDEALHIALELD, encoded by the coding sequence ATGTCGGTGAGAGAAATCAAACGCAGTGAGATTTATTGGGTGAATTTTAGTCCCGTGAAAGGATCAGAACAGAGAGGCAGAAAACCAGCACTTGTTGTTCAAAACGATATTGGCAATAAATATGCGTCCACGACCATCGTGGCAGCCATCACTTCCCAGGTGTCAAAGAGAAAATATCCCATGAATGTGATTCTTCCTGAAGGTATACTTCCGAAAAAATCGGAGGTCTTATGTTCTCAACTGAGGACCATTGATAAAAGAAGATTGGAAAAGTACATATGCACATTGGATGAAGCAATAATGAAGGAAGTCGATGAAGCTTTACATATAGCTCTTGAGCTCGATTGA
- a CDS encoding ribbon-helix-helix protein, CopG family: MASRRVRISATISSELLEELDLEAREKHRSRSQLLEECIKIWRGLKLREDMKEGYLERVKPDRKLAEEDLAAQVETLPEW, from the coding sequence ATGGCGAGCCGGAGAGTTAGAATTAGTGCAACCATTTCATCCGAACTCTTAGAGGAGTTGGATTTGGAAGCGAGGGAGAAACATAGGAGCAGGAGTCAGCTGCTCGAAGAATGCATTAAAATCTGGCGCGGGCTTAAATTACGTGAAGATATGAAAGAGGGATATCTTGAGAGAGTTAAACCGGATAGAAAACTTGCGGAAGAGGATCTTGCTGCTCAAGTTGAAACTTTACCCGAATGGTAA
- a CDS encoding cytochrome c3 family protein — MTEKKLHIHFLFNKKVGFLIALSILILFLLFNSIAFAINPPTGLNVTAEAPPSCNINLAWNPPSLLPGEAVDHYRVYRALSTITDANKGAADLIAPKVLATIYTDSTGIPGETYYYQVTVVDTLGNESPVSINVINDHATVSGSENPHDSYSDFSNLCRDCHRIHLAPGSTLVFRRESEKEVCFVCHDETGSPYNIKQLFLHPSRHSIEPETEPDGVTMKYCHDCHSPHSNKDLRPKLIKDTIRGQSVTGNNNTVCYACHENISYLLLPNDAWYGKTIYNKTEHYLGGTAALTTYPGTTYATGLCLNCHDPHGSPYNDIRRNDRNDLCKACHDDPSITLPATCSYRGMAWYLLTPHYSSIYAVWPNPDDTGAWLTGGATSGECINCHNPHGRSDSITGPNDDLYPKLLLKWEWNNNSQEEFLCYGKDPAQKACHAATTGSVSGINIYDGFTKGTATYNGPPGSPKINTRHDIGLDAQNYSGAKVECIHCHNPHINTGYYDYDYSTAPPTLIRSKFIDPDNRAQLFSGTMTVDYTTGTVTLPGYREFCNKCHDNVYPSGVTAPTVTLINVKEAYIKDYHGDKAGTGDGMMDGGMGAIKPPYQRGMAALPCTDCHDPHGSKNIYHIRESITTDQTYSITVTTGVGEPWNLCQACHTKGHKWHHNCFSCHYHGSGRF; from the coding sequence GTGACTGAGAAAAAGTTGCATATTCATTTTCTGTTCAATAAAAAAGTGGGTTTTTTGATCGCCCTTTCCATTTTAATTCTATTTCTCCTTTTTAACAGCATCGCTTTTGCCATCAATCCACCCACGGGTTTGAATGTAACCGCTGAAGCGCCTCCAAGCTGCAATATCAATCTTGCCTGGAATCCACCTTCTCTTCTTCCCGGGGAGGCGGTGGACCATTACAGGGTCTACAGAGCTCTTTCCACAATCACAGATGCCAACAAGGGAGCGGCGGATCTCATAGCTCCTAAAGTACTAGCCACAATCTATACCGATTCCACAGGTATTCCTGGAGAAACCTATTACTACCAGGTCACCGTGGTTGATACCTTGGGCAATGAAAGCCCGGTTTCCATAAATGTCATTAATGATCATGCCACCGTATCAGGGAGTGAAAACCCACATGATAGCTACAGTGATTTTTCAAACCTTTGTCGGGATTGCCATCGCATTCATCTCGCCCCGGGCTCAACTCTGGTATTTCGTCGAGAGAGCGAAAAGGAAGTCTGTTTTGTTTGCCACGATGAAACCGGGAGTCCCTACAACATTAAGCAACTTTTCCTTCACCCCTCTCGTCATTCCATCGAACCCGAGACGGAACCGGATGGAGTGACCATGAAGTACTGTCACGATTGTCATTCACCACACAGCAATAAGGATTTGAGACCAAAATTAATCAAGGACACCATCAGAGGACAATCGGTGACGGGAAATAATAACACCGTGTGCTACGCCTGTCACGAGAACATTTCTTATCTCTTACTCCCGAACGATGCTTGGTATGGAAAAACCATCTACAATAAGACCGAGCACTATCTGGGGGGAACCGCTGCTTTAACGACATATCCCGGCACCACATATGCCACCGGACTCTGCTTGAATTGCCACGATCCTCATGGCTCTCCTTATAACGATATAAGGCGCAACGATAGAAATGATTTATGTAAAGCCTGTCACGACGATCCATCCATCACTTTACCTGCAACCTGTTCCTATCGGGGGATGGCTTGGTATTTACTCACGCCCCATTATTCCTCAATTTATGCGGTATGGCCAAATCCCGATGATACCGGTGCCTGGCTCACGGGAGGTGCCACCTCGGGCGAGTGCATCAACTGCCACAATCCCCATGGGAGAAGCGATAGCATAACGGGTCCCAATGATGATCTCTATCCGAAATTGTTGCTCAAATGGGAATGGAATAATAATAGCCAGGAGGAGTTCCTCTGCTATGGTAAAGATCCTGCCCAGAAAGCATGTCATGCCGCAACCACGGGTTCGGTCAGTGGTATCAATATTTATGATGGTTTTACCAAGGGAACAGCTACCTATAATGGTCCACCTGGTTCGCCGAAGATAAATACCCGTCATGACATCGGTTTAGATGCCCAGAATTATAGTGGAGCCAAAGTCGAATGTATCCATTGCCACAACCCCCACATAAATACGGGATATTATGATTATGACTACTCCACCGCCCCACCAACTCTAATTCGGAGTAAATTTATCGATCCCGATAATCGAGCACAATTGTTCTCGGGCACCATGACCGTTGATTATACCACGGGGACGGTCACTCTGCCGGGCTATAGGGAATTTTGCAACAAATGCCATGATAATGTTTATCCGTCTGGAGTAACCGCTCCCACTGTAACTTTAATTAATGTTAAAGAAGCCTACATTAAGGACTATCACGGGGACAAAGCGGGTACAGGCGATGGAATGATGGACGGTGGAATGGGTGCCATAAAACCACCTTATCAAAGGGGAATGGCTGCTCTTCCCTGCACGGATTGTCACGATCCCCATGGCTCTAAGAATATCTATCACATTAGGGAGAGCATCACCACGGATCAAACGTACTCCATCACTGTGACCACAGGGGTTGGCGAGCCTTGGAACCTATGTCAAGCTTGCCACACTAAAGGACATAAGTGGCACCATAACTGCTTTAGCTGTCATTACCACGGAAGTGGAAGGTTCTAG
- a CDS encoding NapC/NirT family cytochrome c, which translates to MAKKKAWIIVTMVLMGYILIVTGLMILTSEPFFCKSCHVMRRPYETWKNSPHSRVSCYDCHGELGALGFLEEKMEELRMILLFPTKSYQRPISSTVKNDGCIHCHREILQKIVVKSAIRISHDDCIPQGGKCTDCHNTVAHGKALTKENNPTMDKCTQCHGKKATKDCLKCHVKGERKRHAGPWAVTHGTTWEKTHGMGDTSTCIICHEKEDCERCHSLMPHQINWPHIHGKKFKKDDKNCLTCHIQSFCDNCHQMEMPHPEGFLKKHSKEFKRLGRGKCLRCHVKKTCGYCHIKHVHPGVVMPKVTAP; encoded by the coding sequence GTGGCAAAAAAGAAGGCCTGGATCATTGTCACTATGGTACTCATGGGATATATCCTCATTGTAACAGGTCTGATGATCCTCACATCCGAACCCTTCTTCTGTAAATCCTGCCATGTAATGAGAAGACCTTATGAGACCTGGAAAAACTCCCCCCACAGTCGAGTAAGTTGCTACGATTGTCACGGTGAACTCGGGGCATTAGGTTTCCTCGAAGAAAAAATGGAAGAATTAAGAATGATTCTGCTTTTTCCAACCAAATCGTACCAAAGACCCATATCAAGCACGGTAAAGAATGATGGTTGTATACACTGTCATAGAGAAATCCTCCAAAAAATCGTAGTAAAAAGCGCCATCCGCATAAGTCATGACGATTGCATCCCCCAGGGAGGAAAATGCACGGATTGCCACAATACAGTCGCCCATGGGAAAGCTTTGACAAAGGAAAATAATCCTACTATGGATAAATGCACACAGTGCCACGGAAAGAAAGCAACCAAGGACTGCCTCAAATGCCACGTGAAGGGGGAAAGGAAAAGACATGCGGGTCCTTGGGCTGTGACTCATGGGACCACATGGGAGAAGACTCATGGTATGGGTGATACATCAACCTGTATCATTTGCCATGAAAAAGAAGATTGCGAAAGATGCCACAGTTTAATGCCTCATCAGATTAACTGGCCCCATATCCACGGAAAAAAATTCAAAAAGGATGATAAAAACTGTCTCACCTGTCACATTCAAAGCTTTTGTGACAATTGCCATCAGATGGAGATGCCTCATCCCGAAGGCTTCTTGAAAAAACACTCGAAGGAGTTTAAAAGGCTTGGAAGGGGAAAATGCCTTAGATGTCACGTCAAAAAGACATGTGGTTACTGTCATATCAAACACGTCCACCCGGGAGTGGTAATGCCCAAGGTCACAGCCCCATAG
- a CDS encoding sigma-70 family RNA polymerase sigma factor, protein MRAAKAHSKKSEVDLDELFSEFKATGNPEIMEEIIRRYLNLVPFIARKFATESESLEDLIQVGYIGLINAVNDFDPKRGVKFSTYATHKISGEIRHYLRDKSSLMREPRWAQSLNWQINQAIEVLSQRLHRLPTVSEIAGEVGITEEKLLAALKTRHFRQPMELPPIFDSKDSEFLIDQIRSRLHIDRDFPIEDKIVLFDALMQLSELKRKIIYYFFFEDLTQSQIAKRIGISQRHVSRLLQSSLSKLKSVVESRNHIG, encoded by the coding sequence ATGAGAGCCGCCAAAGCACATTCCAAAAAATCTGAAGTAGATTTGGATGAGCTATTTTCGGAGTTTAAAGCCACAGGGAATCCTGAGATCATGGAAGAAATCATTCGGAGATATCTAAATTTGGTCCCCTTCATCGCCCGCAAGTTTGCTACCGAAAGCGAGTCTCTCGAGGATCTGATTCAGGTAGGATACATAGGTTTGATAAATGCGGTAAATGATTTCGATCCCAAGCGTGGGGTCAAATTCTCCACCTATGCCACCCATAAAATTTCCGGTGAAATAAGACATTATCTCAGGGATAAATCGTCACTCATGCGCGAGCCCCGCTGGGCTCAAAGCTTAAACTGGCAAATAAATCAAGCTATTGAAGTCCTTTCCCAACGTCTCCACCGCCTTCCCACGGTAAGTGAGATTGCCGGGGAAGTGGGCATAACCGAGGAAAAACTCTTGGCAGCCCTTAAAACCAGGCATTTTCGCCAGCCAATGGAACTTCCACCTATCTTTGACTCCAAGGATAGTGAATTTCTCATAGATCAGATAAGATCCCGTCTCCATATCGATCGGGATTTCCCCATCGAGGATAAAATAGTCCTCTTCGATGCCCTAATGCAATTGAGTGAACTCAAGCGAAAGATCATCTACTACTTCTTCTTCGAGGACTTAACCCAAAGTCAGATCGCCAAAAGGATTGGAATTTCCCAACGCCACGTCTCACGCCTGCTTCAAAGTTCCCTCTCGAAGCTCAAGTCGGTGGTCGAAAGTCGAAATCACATCGGCTGA
- a CDS encoding 6-bladed beta-propeller codes for MKKRHFLIIVLIILLLILAALLYLYLTLVRPSQRVVTPKIKGIEHLFSIYGYGDKPDQLLSRPSGVAVDEKGNIYIADQYNDRILVFDKKGKFLFKFGERGSGPGQFERPMGIAVSPKGRIYVTDRQQHKVLIFDSKGKFIKEFRVMMPLIPRVAHNKLYLTTYGHVIIYDLDGNELAKWGRRGRDKGEFDFPNGIVIGNEGNVYVSDSNNLRLQALDKNGEVLWVVGKPPKDIWALERRFGLPAGLAIDENQKLYLVDAFHYSIRVLTNKGKELANLGGEPGDKPGQFYYAADIAYAGDGVFVVSDKYNDRVQVVRITVE; via the coding sequence TTGAAGAAACGGCACTTTTTAATCATCGTCCTCATCATCTTGCTCCTAATTTTGGCTGCTCTTCTCTATCTTTACCTCACTCTCGTCCGTCCCTCTCAAAGGGTTGTAACCCCAAAAATAAAGGGAATCGAGCACCTATTTTCCATATATGGATATGGAGACAAGCCCGATCAGCTTCTTTCAAGACCCAGCGGTGTAGCCGTGGATGAGAAGGGGAATATCTACATAGCTGACCAGTATAATGATCGAATTTTGGTCTTCGATAAGAAGGGGAAGTTCCTGTTTAAGTTCGGCGAGAGGGGAAGTGGTCCCGGTCAATTTGAGCGTCCCATGGGTATAGCTGTAAGTCCCAAAGGGCGCATTTATGTAACCGATAGACAGCAACACAAAGTCCTCATCTTCGATTCCAAGGGAAAATTCATCAAGGAATTCAGGGTAATGATGCCCCTAATCCCCAGGGTTGCTCACAATAAGCTTTATCTCACCACTTATGGTCACGTCATAATCTATGATCTTGACGGTAATGAGCTGGCAAAATGGGGAAGGAGGGGAAGGGACAAAGGAGAGTTTGATTTTCCCAATGGAATTGTCATTGGGAACGAGGGCAATGTTTACGTCTCCGACTCAAACAATTTAAGACTTCAGGCTCTCGATAAAAATGGTGAGGTCTTGTGGGTTGTTGGTAAGCCTCCTAAGGATATTTGGGCTCTCGAGCGACGCTTTGGACTCCCCGCGGGACTTGCCATAGATGAAAATCAAAAGCTCTATCTCGTAGATGCCTTCCATTATTCTATAAGGGTGTTAACGAATAAAGGCAAAGAGCTGGCAAACCTAGGTGGTGAGCCGGGGGACAAACCCGGACAGTTTTATTATGCCGCAGATATTGCCTATGCTGGCGATGGTGTTTTTGTGGTTTCTGATAAATATAACGATAGAGTTCAAGTGGTGAGAATAACCGTTGAATAG
- a CDS encoding tetratricopeptide repeat protein produces MELEPNYSQSHYNLGVAYYLKGELDEAIAQWQRTVELKPDELDAYLLMGKVYHEKGVVKEAICAYKKALELDPFNMEAHKALKQLKE; encoded by the coding sequence ATTGAATTGGAGCCAAATTATTCTCAATCTCATTACAACTTGGGAGTGGCGTATTATCTAAAAGGGGAGCTAGATGAAGCCATTGCCCAGTGGCAAAGGACGGTGGAGTTAAAACCGGATGAACTGGATGCCTATCTTCTCATGGGGAAGGTTTATCACGAAAAGGGAGTGGTAAAGGAAGCGATTTGTGCTTATAAAAAGGCATTGGAGTTGGATCCATTCAATATGGAAGCTCACAAAGCCCTCAAGCAATTGAAGGAGTAG